In the Perca flavescens isolate YP-PL-M2 chromosome 20, PFLA_1.0, whole genome shotgun sequence genome, one interval contains:
- the arf6b gene encoding ADP-ribosylation factor 6b — MGKVLSKIFGNKEMRILMLGLDAAGKTTILYKLKLGQSVTTIPTVGFNVETVTYKNVKFNVWDVGGQDKIRPLWRHYYTGTQGLIFVVDCADRDRIDEARQELHRIINDREMRDAIILIFANKQDLPDAMKPHEIQEKLGLTRIRDRNWYVQPSCATTGDGLYEGLTWLTSNYKS; from the coding sequence ATGGGGAAAGTGCTGTCTAAAATATTTGGCAACAAGGAGATGAGAATATTAATGCTTGGACTTGATGCTGCTGGAAAGACAACAATCCTTTACAAACTGAAACTCGGACAGTCTGTCACCACAATCCCCACAGTCGGCTTCAACGTGGAGACTGTCACCTACAAAAATGTCAAGTTCAACGTCTGGGATGTTGGAGGGCAAGATAAGATTCGTCCTCTGTGGCGACACTACTACACAGGCACCCAAGGGTTAATTTTCGTGGTGGATTGCGCGGACAGGGATCGCATCGACGAGGCTAGGCAGGAACTCCACCGCATCATTAATGACCGGGAGATGAGGGATGCCATCATCTTGATTTTCGCCAATAAGCAAGACCTTCCTGATGCCATGAAGCCACACGAAATCCAAGAGAAGCTCGGATTGACCCGCATCAGAGATAGGAATTGGTATGTTCAGCCCTCCTGTGCGACCACAGGTGATGGACTGTATGAGGGCTTGACATGGCTAACCTCAAATTACAAATCTTAA